Proteins encoded within one genomic window of uncultured Desulfobacter sp.:
- a CDS encoding HDOD domain-containing protein, with translation MKKTKVEFLKRFGKIRDLPSLPVIVTKVNAMLNDPNTTNDSLSRAIEKDQAIVFKMLQLVNSAFFGLREKISTTNEAAIILGFDAIRNIVLSLSTFNILDHLFEKKSNMHFNVDRFWRHSISVAVLSKYMAEQTKVGDPEKCFVCGLLHDMGKLMLAHYFPDDFIEVIEHARENGLMYLEAEKKVLPACHPEVGYFFIKKWDLPPHLANTIYSHHAVQPGAAFFDETMIVNMADGVINSYYADFLNNNTSPGNIKYAYFDPHARKRFNVWIESADKWFPKVETLIDDAWAFFL, from the coding sequence TTGAAAAAAACAAAAGTAGAATTTCTAAAACGATTTGGAAAGATTCGGGATTTGCCTTCTCTGCCGGTAATTGTAACAAAAGTAAATGCAATGCTCAATGATCCAAATACAACAAATGATTCTTTATCCCGGGCCATTGAAAAAGATCAGGCCATTGTGTTTAAAATGCTTCAGCTGGTAAATTCCGCTTTTTTCGGATTGAGAGAGAAAATTTCAACCACCAATGAAGCCGCCATTATTTTGGGGTTCGACGCCATACGAAATATAGTCCTGTCGCTTTCAACCTTTAATATTTTGGACCATCTGTTTGAGAAAAAATCAAATATGCATTTCAATGTTGACCGTTTCTGGAGGCATTCAATCAGCGTTGCGGTTCTGAGCAAATATATGGCAGAGCAGACTAAGGTTGGCGATCCGGAAAAATGCTTTGTCTGCGGATTACTCCATGACATGGGAAAATTGATGCTGGCCCATTATTTTCCCGATGATTTCATTGAGGTGATCGAACATGCCCGTGAGAATGGCCTGATGTATCTGGAGGCAGAAAAAAAAGTACTGCCGGCTTGTCATCCTGAAGTCGGATATTTTTTCATAAAAAAGTGGGATCTTCCGCCACATCTGGCCAACACAATCTATTCGCACCATGCCGTTCAACCCGGCGCGGCCTTCTTTGATGAAACTATGATTGTAAATATGGCGGATGGTGTCATTAACAGTTATTATGCTGATTTTTTGAACAACAATACATCCCCGGGAAATATTAAATACGCATATTTTGATCCCCACGCCAGAAAGCGG